In Kitasatospora sp. NBC_00240, the following are encoded in one genomic region:
- a CDS encoding GNAT family N-acetyltransferase: protein MTEIHTPRLVLRRWTDDDLVPMAEINADPEVMRWIGDGSRYDLEQTAEAIERWEEDWDEEGFGLFAVELLASGELAGFTGLSVPEHLPEVLPAVEISWRFGRQFWGQGYASEAAHATLEFALEDRGLDRVVAVVRSGDEASRNVLDKLGMELVSETRDPVLGHPLQVHAIDLTEYA from the coding sequence ATGACCGAGATCCACACCCCCCGACTCGTCCTCCGCCGCTGGACCGACGACGACCTGGTACCCATGGCGGAGATCAACGCGGACCCGGAGGTCATGCGCTGGATCGGCGACGGCTCCCGGTACGACCTGGAGCAGACGGCGGAGGCGATCGAGCGCTGGGAGGAGGACTGGGACGAGGAGGGCTTCGGCCTCTTCGCCGTCGAGCTGCTGGCCTCGGGGGAGCTCGCCGGCTTCACCGGCCTCTCGGTCCCCGAGCACCTGCCCGAGGTGCTGCCCGCGGTCGAGATCAGCTGGCGGTTCGGGCGGCAGTTCTGGGGCCAGGGGTATGCCTCGGAGGCCGCGCACGCCACGCTGGAGTTCGCCCTGGAGGACCGGGGCCTCGACCGGGTCGTCGCCGTCGTCCGCTCCGGCGACGAGGCCTCCCGCAACGTCCTCGACAAGCTCGGCATGGAGCTGGTGTCCGAGACCAGGGACCCGGTACTCGGCCACCCGCTGCAGGTGCACGCGATCGACCTCACCGAGTACGCCTGA
- a CDS encoding SDR family oxidoreductase produces MQIDLAGRTAVVSGSSQGIGLAVATGLAGAGARVVLTGRSEARLRRAAERLRDAVPAAEVSAVAGDLTVAEGAEQLCAAVPQADILVNSLGIFGPTPALDIDDDLWREYFETNVLSAVRLIRAYLPGMTERGWGRIQNIASDSAVVIPTEMIHYGMSKTALLAVSRGFAKAAAGSGVTVNSVIAGPARTEGIEDFVYSLVDRDLPWERAQREFMREYRPQSLLGRLIEPAEIANLVVYLSSPQASATTGAAVRVDGGYVDAILP; encoded by the coding sequence GTGCAGATCGATCTGGCCGGCCGGACCGCGGTCGTCTCCGGCTCCTCCCAGGGCATCGGCCTGGCCGTCGCGACCGGCCTGGCCGGGGCCGGCGCACGGGTGGTGCTGACCGGGCGTTCCGAGGCGCGGCTGCGGCGGGCGGCGGAGCGGCTGCGTGACGCCGTCCCGGCGGCCGAGGTGTCCGCCGTGGCGGGCGACCTGACCGTCGCCGAGGGCGCCGAGCAGCTGTGCGCGGCCGTCCCGCAGGCCGACATCCTGGTCAACAGTCTCGGCATCTTCGGCCCGACACCGGCCCTGGACATCGACGACGACCTGTGGCGCGAGTACTTCGAGACCAACGTGCTGAGCGCCGTCCGGCTGATCCGGGCCTACCTGCCCGGCATGACGGAGCGGGGCTGGGGCCGGATCCAGAACATCGCGAGCGACTCCGCCGTGGTGATCCCCACCGAGATGATCCACTACGGCATGTCGAAGACCGCCCTGCTCGCGGTGTCGCGCGGCTTCGCGAAGGCGGCGGCCGGCAGCGGGGTGACGGTGAACTCCGTGATCGCCGGCCCGGCCCGGACCGAGGGCATCGAGGACTTCGTGTACTCGCTGGTCGACCGGGACCTGCCCTGGGAGCGGGCACAGCGCGAGTTCATGCGGGAGTACCGCCCCCAGTCGCTGCTCGGCCGGCTGATCGAACCGGCCGAGATCGCCAACCTGGTCGTCTACCTCAGCTCGCCCCAGGCCTCCGCGACCACCGGTGCGGCCGTACGGGTAGACGGCGGGTACGTGGACGCCATCCTGCCGTAA
- a CDS encoding NAD(P)/FAD-dependent oxidoreductase, with the protein MHTAPELPARSSYDVVIVGGGHNGLVAAAYLAGAGRSVLLLERLGRTGGAAVSTQAFPGVAARLSQYSYLVSLLPRKIVTELGLKVELRRRRISSYTPTTRDGRPTGLLVDVGDNVRTAAAFRELTGSKGEFEAWQAFYGMTGQVAERVFPTLTEPLPSRSELRARVGDDAAWEALFERPIGEAVERSFSDDLVRGVVLTDALIGTFSHAHDPSLRQNRCFLYHVIGGGTGDWDVPVGGMGALTRALDHAARSAGAELRTGCEVTAVATDGKDAEVSFRSGGAEHTVGAGQVLCGAAPRVLARLLGETPADPAPEGAQLKVNMLLRRLPRLRDRAVDPREAFAGTFHIAESYSQLEAAYRQAAAGRVPAAAPSEIYCHSLTDPSILGPELVTRGYHTLTLFGLHLPARLFPDDGDAGQESARREAALRAVLAPLEAHLDEPLADCLANDERGRPCIEAKTPLDLERELGLPGGNIFHRDLRFPYGEDPSDRWGVATAHANVLLCGAGAIRGGGVSGIPGHNAAMAALGR; encoded by the coding sequence ATGCACACGGCACCCGAGCTCCCGGCCCGCTCCTCCTACGACGTGGTGATCGTCGGTGGCGGGCACAACGGCCTGGTCGCCGCCGCCTACCTGGCCGGCGCCGGGCGCAGCGTGCTCCTGCTGGAGCGGCTCGGCCGGACCGGCGGGGCCGCCGTCTCCACCCAGGCCTTCCCGGGCGTGGCCGCCCGGCTGTCCCAGTACTCGTACCTGGTGAGCCTGCTGCCACGCAAGATCGTCACCGAGTTGGGCCTGAAGGTCGAACTGCGCCGGCGGCGGATCTCCTCGTACACGCCGACCACCCGGGACGGGCGCCCGACCGGCCTGCTGGTCGACGTCGGGGACAACGTCAGGACGGCCGCCGCCTTCCGCGAACTCACCGGCTCGAAGGGCGAGTTCGAAGCCTGGCAGGCGTTCTACGGGATGACCGGGCAGGTCGCCGAGCGGGTCTTCCCGACCCTCACCGAGCCGCTGCCGTCCCGCTCCGAACTGCGCGCGCGGGTGGGCGACGACGCCGCCTGGGAGGCGCTGTTCGAGCGCCCGATCGGCGAGGCCGTGGAGCGGTCGTTCAGCGACGACCTGGTCCGTGGGGTGGTCCTCACCGATGCCCTGATCGGCACCTTCAGCCACGCCCACGACCCCTCGCTGCGCCAGAACCGCTGCTTCCTCTACCACGTGATCGGGGGCGGCACCGGCGACTGGGACGTACCCGTGGGCGGGATGGGCGCACTCACCCGGGCGTTGGACCACGCCGCGCGGTCGGCCGGCGCCGAACTCCGCACCGGCTGCGAGGTGACGGCGGTCGCCACCGACGGGAAGGACGCCGAGGTGAGCTTCCGGTCCGGCGGGGCCGAACACACCGTCGGCGCGGGCCAGGTGCTCTGCGGCGCGGCCCCGCGGGTGCTCGCCCGGCTGCTCGGCGAGACCCCTGCGGACCCGGCCCCGGAGGGCGCGCAGCTGAAGGTCAACATGCTGCTGCGCCGACTGCCCCGGCTGCGGGACCGCGCCGTGGACCCGCGCGAGGCCTTCGCCGGGACCTTCCACATCGCCGAGTCCTACAGTCAGTTGGAGGCGGCGTACCGGCAGGCCGCCGCCGGCCGCGTCCCGGCGGCCGCGCCGTCCGAGATCTACTGCCACTCCCTCACCGATCCGTCGATCCTCGGCCCGGAGCTGGTGACCCGGGGCTACCACACCCTGACCCTGTTCGGCCTGCACCTGCCCGCCCGACTGTTCCCGGACGACGGGGACGCCGGGCAGGAGTCGGCGCGGCGGGAGGCCGCCCTGCGGGCCGTCCTCGCGCCGCTGGAGGCCCACCTCGACGAACCGCTCGCGGACTGCCTGGCCAACGACGAGCGGGGCCGGCCCTGCATCGAGGCGAAGACACCCCTGGACCTGGAACGCGAACTCGGCCTGCCGGGCGGCAACATCTTCCACCGCGACCTGCGGTTCCCCTACGGCGAGGACCCGTCGGACCGCTGGGGTGTCGCCACCGCCCACGCCAACGTGCTGCTGTGCGGGGCCGGCGCGATCCGGGGCGGCGGCGTCAGCGGGATCCCCGGGCACAACGCGGCGATGGCGGCGCTCGGACGCTGA
- a CDS encoding Lrp/AsnC family transcriptional regulator has protein sequence MAVNLDDVDWAIIGELQREARISLSELGRRVSLSSSATTERVRQLEAAGVIAGYHAVVDLAKVGYPVLAVVRLKYPGNHHQPLRRLLAERREILECLRTTGDDCYTLKVAATSMEHLETLMDELAGFGSTTTSVVYSQTLPYRGPERP, from the coding sequence ATGGCCGTGAATCTTGACGACGTGGACTGGGCGATCATCGGTGAGCTGCAGCGGGAGGCACGCATCTCCCTCAGCGAGTTGGGGCGGCGGGTGAGCCTCAGCTCCTCCGCCACCACCGAACGGGTCCGGCAGCTGGAGGCGGCGGGCGTCATCGCCGGCTACCACGCCGTGGTCGACCTGGCGAAGGTCGGCTACCCCGTGCTCGCCGTCGTCCGGCTCAAGTACCCGGGCAACCACCACCAGCCGCTGCGCCGCCTGCTCGCCGAACGGCGGGAGATCCTGGAGTGCCTGCGTACCACCGGCGACGACTGCTACACCCTGAAGGTGGCCGCGACCTCGATGGAGCACCTGGAGACACTCATGGACGAACTGGCCGGCTTCGGCAGCACGACCACCAGCGTCGTCTACAGCCAGACCCTGCCCTACCGGGGACCCGAGCGGCCCTGA
- a CDS encoding Ig-like domain-containing protein — protein MQHNENARTGRPGTRTMMVAGAAGLLAAVLAPVTASADTATAGAATAPATAGGATPCGAGGVFTAAPPTCTWTAAGTDTFTVPAGVTAVSVDLFGAEGGSAAGFVAPNPPNAGAPGGLGGETRATLAVAAGQRLQITVGAAGSSGSSRHGEFARPGGTGHGAGGGGAHGGGGSGGGGSDVRSGEFGPADRILVAGGGGGAGNGGPLLRGGDGGGLVAEPGGQGGGPEGSGVAGGGGTQSAYGFGSPNSALGGPGVAGGDIDPNTGLANPGSGGPGGNGARGGNGGGGGGGGWFGGAGGSGGGNPGNLYGAGGGGGSSFATPVATDPALLPGVNHGDGKAVVSFRYGTSVSLAASSATPLFGHSVTFTATVGAADPAAGTPGGTVTFSDGPTPLATVPLTGGRAVLTTGGLRPGAHAITATYGGEPAFAPSAAPEPAAVTVGFSRPCVTTAHLGPLTVDAGESLCIGPGGSQTGPLTVRSGGALSVSGAEITGPLSADGALAVAICAAKLTGPVTVR, from the coding sequence ATGCAGCACAACGAGAACGCTCGAACCGGCAGACCCGGAACCAGGACGATGATGGTGGCCGGCGCGGCCGGACTGCTGGCCGCCGTGCTCGCGCCCGTCACGGCGTCGGCCGACACCGCGACCGCCGGGGCGGCGACCGCCCCGGCGACGGCGGGCGGGGCCACCCCGTGCGGCGCCGGTGGCGTCTTCACCGCCGCGCCGCCGACCTGCACGTGGACCGCGGCGGGCACGGACACCTTCACCGTCCCGGCCGGGGTGACCGCGGTGAGCGTCGACCTGTTCGGAGCCGAGGGCGGCAGCGCGGCGGGCTTCGTCGCCCCGAACCCGCCGAACGCGGGGGCACCCGGCGGGCTCGGCGGCGAGACCCGGGCCACCCTGGCGGTCGCCGCGGGGCAGCGCCTGCAGATCACCGTGGGCGCGGCCGGCAGCTCCGGCAGCTCCCGGCACGGTGAGTTCGCCCGGCCGGGCGGCACCGGCCACGGGGCCGGTGGCGGCGGGGCGCACGGCGGCGGCGGCTCGGGCGGCGGCGGCTCGGACGTGCGCTCCGGTGAGTTCGGCCCCGCCGACCGGATCCTGGTGGCGGGCGGCGGCGGAGGGGCGGGCAACGGCGGCCCCCTGCTGCGCGGCGGCGACGGCGGCGGCCTGGTCGCCGAACCCGGCGGCCAGGGCGGCGGGCCGGAGGGCTCCGGGGTCGCCGGCGGCGGCGGGACGCAGTCGGCGTACGGTTTCGGCAGTCCCAACTCGGCTCTGGGCGGCCCGGGTGTGGCGGGCGGGGACATCGACCCCAACACCGGCCTGGCCAACCCGGGCAGCGGCGGCCCCGGTGGCAACGGCGCCCGCGGCGGCAACGGGGGCGGTGGTGGTGGCGGCGGCTGGTTCGGCGGCGCGGGCGGCTCCGGCGGCGGCAACCCCGGCAACCTCTACGGCGCCGGCGGCGGCGGGGGGAGCAGCTTCGCGACCCCGGTTGCCACCGACCCCGCCCTGCTGCCGGGGGTGAACCACGGCGACGGCAAGGCGGTCGTCTCCTTCCGGTACGGCACGTCGGTCTCGCTCGCCGCGAGCAGCGCCACCCCGCTGTTCGGGCACTCCGTCACCTTCACCGCCACCGTCGGTGCGGCGGACCCGGCCGCCGGCACCCCCGGCGGGACGGTCACCTTCTCGGACGGTCCGACCCCGCTGGCGACCGTCCCGCTGACGGGCGGCCGGGCCGTCCTGACCACCGGGGGACTGCGCCCCGGCGCGCACGCGATCACCGCCACGTACGGCGGCGAGCCGGCCTTCGCGCCAAGTGCGGCGCCGGAGCCGGCCGCCGTCACGGTCGGCTTCAGCCGGCCGTGCGTGACGACCGCGCACCTGGGCCCGCTGACCGTGGACGCCGGCGAGTCGCTGTGCATCGGCCCCGGCGGCAGCCAGACCGGGCCGCTCACCGTACGTTCCGGCGGTGCCCTGTCCGTGTCGGGGGCCGAGATCACCGGGCCGCTGTCCGCCGACGGCGCCCTCGCCGTGGCGATCTGCGCCGCGAAGCTCACCGGACCGGTCACCGTCCGGTGA
- a CDS encoding cation:proton antiporter, with protein MTTDEVLIGVGLTLALAVGSQILAGRLRVPALVVLLPVGFAAGALFDDLDPQRLLGTAFSPMVSLAVAVILYDAGLGLDLRKLKGHIPRVVVRLIWVGVLVTWLIGTAVAMPLLGMDRRSAVMLGAILVVSGPTVVGPLLAFVRPKDRLQHILVWEGSLIDPVGGILGALVFHVVATGTGVRLRTGALQFLASVGIGLAGGVVGAALLWVLLRVLGLGEVLGTTAQLAAVIGVAAVSDVLRDDTGLITAVVMGLAVANIRAFDGPVRRPFFETLVSLILGLLFISISATVTPDSLRDVAFPALLLAVVLVLVARPMVAFLSTIGTDVPGAERAFIGWMAPRGIVAAATASTFSAGLVAKGLDGAQRILPATFVVIVATVTLYGLTASSVARRLRVVRPSRSRPLLVGGDPWVVDLGLALRSAGLEVLMWAGLEQQRERIGRAGLELAPGELLAAATGEGAELEGITAVYLLTTEDDFNALATAVLRASVEGSVHRVGAPRDSLGVVAPFIGGEVLFGADLTASALTRRHEAGAVVVTRQAGPEVPDGWDVLFVVRRDGRLDPVTEANRPLPRLGDALVLLGPAADDQVAPRP; from the coding sequence GTGACCACCGACGAGGTCCTCATCGGTGTGGGCCTGACCCTGGCACTGGCCGTCGGGTCGCAGATCCTGGCCGGCCGGCTGCGGGTCCCCGCACTGGTGGTCCTGCTGCCGGTGGGCTTCGCGGCAGGCGCCCTGTTCGACGACCTGGACCCGCAGCGGCTGCTCGGCACCGCCTTCTCGCCCATGGTGTCGCTGGCGGTCGCGGTGATCCTCTACGACGCCGGCCTCGGCCTGGACCTCCGGAAGCTCAAGGGACACATCCCGCGGGTCGTCGTCCGGCTGATCTGGGTCGGTGTGCTGGTCACCTGGCTGATCGGGACGGCGGTCGCGATGCCGCTGCTCGGGATGGACCGGCGGTCCGCCGTGATGCTCGGGGCGATCCTGGTGGTGTCCGGGCCGACCGTGGTCGGGCCGCTGCTCGCCTTCGTCCGCCCCAAGGACCGGCTGCAGCACATCCTGGTCTGGGAGGGCTCGCTGATCGACCCGGTCGGCGGCATCCTCGGTGCCCTGGTCTTCCACGTGGTCGCCACCGGGACGGGTGTCCGGCTCCGCACGGGAGCGCTGCAGTTCCTCGCCAGCGTGGGGATCGGGCTGGCCGGCGGCGTCGTCGGGGCCGCCCTGCTCTGGGTGCTGCTTCGGGTGCTGGGGCTGGGCGAGGTGCTCGGCACCACGGCGCAGCTCGCCGCGGTGATCGGGGTGGCCGCCGTCAGCGACGTCCTGCGCGACGACACCGGGCTGATCACCGCGGTGGTGATGGGCCTGGCCGTGGCCAACATCAGGGCCTTCGACGGCCCGGTCCGGCGGCCGTTCTTCGAGACCCTGGTCAGCCTGATCCTCGGGCTGCTCTTCATCTCGATCTCGGCCACCGTCACCCCGGACTCGCTGCGCGACGTGGCCTTCCCCGCGTTGCTCCTGGCCGTGGTACTGGTCCTGGTGGCCCGGCCGATGGTGGCCTTCCTGTCCACGATCGGCACCGATGTACCCGGCGCCGAGCGGGCCTTCATCGGCTGGATGGCACCGCGCGGCATCGTCGCGGCGGCCACCGCCTCGACCTTCTCCGCCGGGCTGGTGGCCAAGGGGCTCGACGGCGCCCAGCGGATCCTGCCGGCCACCTTCGTGGTGATCGTCGCGACCGTCACGCTGTACGGGCTGACCGCCTCCTCCGTCGCGCGGCGGCTGCGGGTCGTCCGCCCGTCGCGTTCGCGCCCGCTGCTGGTCGGCGGCGATCCGTGGGTGGTGGACCTCGGACTGGCGCTGCGCTCGGCCGGCCTGGAGGTGCTGATGTGGGCCGGCCTGGAGCAGCAGCGCGAGCGGATCGGACGGGCCGGCCTGGAGCTCGCGCCGGGAGAGCTGCTGGCCGCCGCCACCGGGGAGGGCGCCGAGCTGGAGGGCATCACCGCGGTGTACCTGCTGACCACCGAGGACGACTTCAACGCGCTGGCGACCGCCGTGCTGCGGGCGAGCGTCGAGGGCTCCGTGCACCGGGTCGGCGCGCCGCGCGACAGCCTCGGCGTGGTGGCGCCGTTCATCGGCGGCGAGGTGCTGTTCGGTGCCGATCTGACGGCCTCGGCGCTGACCCGCCGGCACGAGGCCGGGGCGGTGGTGGTGACCAGGCAGGCCGGTCCGGAGGTGCCGGACGGGTGGGACGTGCTGTTCGTGGTGCGCCGCGACGGCCGGCTGGACCCGGTGACCGAGGCGAACCGGCCGCTGCCCAGGCTCGGCGACGCGCTCGTCCTGCTGGGTCCGGCCGCCGATGATCAGGTCGCGCCGCGGCCTTGA
- the fusA gene encoding elongation factor G: MRTEPRTRPAGTQATAAVLTAVRNLGILAHVDAGKTTVTERILYLTGATHKRGEVHHGTTVTDFDPQERDRGITIFAAAVSCDWDGHRINLIDTPGHVDFSDEVERSLRVLDGAVAVFDAVAGVEPQSESVWRKADRHGVPRIAFVNKLDRTGADLDSAVDSIRRRLHPAPLVVQLPIGQEDGFTGVVDLLRMRALTWADGHNGALEGPVPAELLEEARQRRRLLEEAVAELHPGALEEFCEHSALSAPTLATALRELTRTGEGLVVLCGSAYRNRGIEPLLAAVVAYLPSPLDVPPVRGTDGGGEQRRAADPAAPFAALVFKVNSTATGRLTYLRVYSGTLDKGEVVLDVGARRTERISRILRVQADRHAEVDRAVAGDIVAVIGPKAARAGATLCLPAAPLLLEPPSVADPVVSVAVEARRSTDTDQLAAALARLVEEDPSLVLRTDPETGQTVLSGMGELHLEVAVEKIRRAQGLEVGVGRPKVSYRETVTRGVSGLLYRHVKQDGGAGQFAHVVLDLEPLAATAEGGDEGASGADSGTLFEFRSAVVGGRVPQEYVRAVEAGCRDALAEGPLGGHPVTGLRVTLTDGATHPKDSSEMAFRTAGRLALREALRAAAAALLEPVVELTATVPEDAVGGVLGDLAARRGRVSGSTTRGGTAVITATVPLAELFGYATRLRGRTQGRGTFTTRPTGYAPAPQQGTTAGTPLR; the protein is encoded by the coding sequence ATGCGTACCGAACCCCGGACCCGCCCCGCCGGCACCCAGGCGACCGCCGCCGTCCTGACCGCCGTCCGCAACCTGGGCATCCTCGCCCACGTCGACGCCGGCAAGACCACCGTCACCGAACGGATCCTCTACCTCACCGGCGCCACCCACAAGCGCGGCGAGGTCCACCACGGCACCACCGTCACCGACTTCGACCCGCAGGAACGCGACCGGGGCATCACCATCTTCGCCGCGGCCGTCAGCTGCGACTGGGACGGCCACCGGATCAACCTGATCGACACCCCGGGGCACGTCGACTTCTCGGACGAGGTGGAGCGGTCCCTGCGGGTGCTGGACGGCGCCGTCGCGGTCTTCGACGCCGTCGCCGGGGTCGAACCGCAGAGCGAGTCGGTGTGGCGCAAGGCCGACCGGCACGGCGTGCCCCGGATCGCCTTCGTCAACAAGCTGGACCGGACGGGCGCCGACCTCGACTCGGCGGTCGACTCGATCCGCCGCCGGCTGCACCCGGCCCCGCTCGTGGTGCAGCTGCCGATCGGCCAGGAGGACGGCTTCACCGGTGTCGTGGACCTTCTCCGGATGCGGGCGCTCACCTGGGCCGACGGTCACAACGGCGCGCTGGAGGGCCCGGTGCCGGCCGAGCTGCTGGAGGAGGCGCGGCAGCGCCGGCGCCTCCTGGAGGAGGCGGTGGCCGAGCTGCACCCCGGTGCGCTGGAGGAGTTCTGCGAGCATTCGGCGCTCTCCGCACCGACCCTGGCCACGGCTCTGCGCGAGCTGACCCGTACGGGCGAGGGACTGGTGGTGCTCTGCGGCTCCGCCTACCGCAACCGCGGGATCGAACCGCTGCTGGCGGCCGTGGTCGCCTACCTGCCCTCCCCGCTGGACGTGCCGCCGGTGCGCGGCACCGACGGCGGCGGCGAGCAGCGGCGGGCCGCCGACCCGGCGGCGCCGTTCGCGGCGCTGGTCTTCAAGGTGAACTCCACCGCCACCGGGCGGCTGACCTATCTGCGGGTGTACTCGGGCACGCTCGACAAGGGAGAGGTGGTGCTGGACGTGGGCGCTCGCCGCACCGAGCGGATCAGCCGGATCCTGCGGGTGCAGGCCGACCGGCACGCGGAGGTGGACCGGGCGGTGGCCGGGGACATCGTCGCGGTGATCGGGCCGAAGGCCGCCCGCGCCGGGGCCACCCTCTGCCTGCCCGCCGCCCCGCTGCTCCTCGAACCGCCCTCGGTGGCCGACCCGGTCGTCTCGGTGGCGGTCGAGGCCCGGCGGAGCACCGACACCGACCAGCTGGCCGCGGCGCTGGCCCGGTTGGTGGAGGAGGATCCCTCGCTGGTGCTGCGCACCGACCCGGAGACCGGCCAGACCGTGCTGTCGGGGATGGGCGAACTGCACCTGGAGGTCGCGGTGGAGAAGATCCGCCGCGCCCAGGGGCTGGAGGTCGGCGTCGGCCGGCCGAAGGTCTCCTACCGGGAGACGGTCACCCGCGGGGTGTCCGGGCTGCTCTACCGGCATGTCAAACAGGACGGCGGCGCCGGGCAGTTCGCCCATGTGGTGCTCGACCTGGAGCCGCTGGCGGCAACCGCCGAAGGCGGCGACGAAGGCGCCTCCGGCGCCGACAGCGGGACGCTCTTCGAGTTCCGTTCGGCCGTGGTCGGCGGACGGGTGCCGCAGGAGTACGTCCGGGCGGTCGAGGCCGGCTGCCGGGACGCCCTCGCGGAGGGTCCCCTCGGGGGTCATCCGGTCACCGGGCTGCGGGTCACGCTGACCGACGGGGCCACCCACCCGAAGGACTCCTCGGAGATGGCGTTCCGTACGGCCGGCCGGCTCGCCCTCCGGGAGGCACTGCGGGCCGCCGCGGCGGCGCTCCTGGAGCCGGTCGTCGAGCTCACGGCGACGGTGCCCGAAGATGCCGTGGGCGGGGTGCTCGGGGACTTGGCGGCCCGGCGTGGCCGGGTCTCCGGCTCGACCACCCGGGGCGGCACCGCGGTGATCACCGCGACCGTGCCGCTGGCCGAACTGTTCGGCTACGCGACCCGGTTGCGCGGCCGCACCCAGGGCCGGGGGACTTTCACCACCCGGCCCACCGGCTACGCCCCGGCGCCGCAGCAGGGCACGACGGCGGGCACACCCCTCCGGTAG
- a CDS encoding enoyl-CoA hydratase-related protein, producing MPTLDRQDGVFVLDIGATENRFHPDWLASVNALLDEVENAEGPRALVTAASGKFFSNGLDLEWLFANADRANEYVGGVQALLARVLTLPMVTVAALQGHTFAAGAMLSLAHDFRVMRADRGFWCLPEAEINIPFTAGMSALIQARLTPQTAHEAMVTARRYGGHDALAAGVVDRTADEDAVRRTAVGIAAAHTAKAGPTVGTIKTRMYARVLDALQEKEFTLG from the coding sequence ATGCCCACGCTCGACCGCCAGGACGGCGTCTTCGTCCTGGACATCGGCGCCACCGAGAACCGCTTCCACCCCGACTGGCTCGCCTCCGTCAACGCGCTGCTGGACGAGGTCGAGAACGCCGAGGGACCGCGCGCCCTGGTGACCGCCGCGAGCGGGAAGTTCTTCTCCAACGGCCTGGACCTGGAGTGGCTGTTCGCCAACGCGGACCGGGCGAACGAGTACGTCGGCGGCGTCCAGGCCCTGCTGGCCCGGGTGCTGACCCTCCCGATGGTCACCGTGGCGGCCCTGCAGGGGCACACCTTCGCCGCCGGAGCGATGCTCTCGCTGGCCCACGACTTCCGGGTGATGCGAGCCGACCGGGGCTTCTGGTGCCTGCCCGAGGCCGAGATCAACATCCCGTTCACCGCCGGTATGTCGGCGCTGATCCAGGCCCGGCTGACCCCGCAGACCGCGCACGAGGCCATGGTCACGGCCCGCCGCTACGGCGGCCACGACGCGCTCGCCGCCGGGGTGGTCGACCGCACCGCGGACGAGGACGCCGTCCGCCGGACGGCCGTCGGGATCGCCGCCGCGCACACCGCCAAGGCCGGCCCGACCGTGGGCACCATCAAGACCCGGATGTACGCCCGGGTGCTGGACGCGCTGCAGGAGAAGGAGTTCACGCTCGGCTGA
- a CDS encoding GAP family protein encodes MVLDLLLIGTGITLGPLHNSAFILLLSSERGVRKGLAFILAWLASLVLVIAGVLLLTGGTPPGRNTAPSSAAEAVKLTIGISLVVYGELRRRRPRVTRRQPKWMARVDSISVWTAAGLAFLLQPWGLVGAGAATVVQANLSDAATTALLFGYCLLASASLLVMELYTAFSPVAAGAALGRMRMWVDGHQEQAIVLICLLVGLWLTGNSIDQLVS; translated from the coding sequence ATGGTCCTTGATCTTCTCCTGATCGGTACCGGCATCACGCTGGGGCCGCTGCACAACAGCGCTTTCATCCTGCTGCTCTCCTCCGAGCGCGGCGTCCGTAAGGGGCTGGCGTTCATCCTGGCCTGGCTCGCGAGCCTGGTGCTGGTGATCGCCGGCGTGCTCCTGCTGACCGGGGGCACACCCCCGGGTCGGAATACGGCCCCCTCCTCGGCGGCCGAGGCGGTGAAGCTGACGATCGGCATCTCGCTCGTCGTCTACGGCGAGCTCAGGCGGCGCCGGCCCCGGGTCACCCGCCGTCAGCCCAAGTGGATGGCCAGGGTGGACTCGATCTCCGTCTGGACCGCCGCCGGGCTCGCCTTCCTGCTGCAGCCGTGGGGCCTGGTCGGTGCGGGCGCCGCCACGGTGGTGCAGGCGAACCTCTCCGACGCCGCCACCACGGCCCTGCTGTTCGGGTACTGCCTGCTGGCCTCCGCCAGCCTGCTGGTGATGGAGCTGTACACGGCGTTCTCGCCGGTGGCCGCGGGAGCCGCGCTCGGCAGGATGCGCATGTGGGTGGACGGCCACCAGGAGCAGGCGATCGTGCTGATCTGCCTGCTGGTGGGCCTCTGGCTGACCGGCAACAGCATCGACCAGCTCGTCAGCTGA